In Cucurbita pepo subsp. pepo cultivar mu-cu-16 chromosome LG10, ASM280686v2, whole genome shotgun sequence, the DNA window ACCTGTGTGGAATTCGTTAGACTTGAAAGAGTGATAAACTCAAAATCAACGAAGTATTTACTAATTGGCAACTAAACGCTTATCGATCGAAGTATTGAGATATTGAAATTCAATGACTGATAGGTAAGTAATCAGGAGGAGGAAGTAGAATTTCTAACATTCTGATCAGATTTAAGTTCATACCGAAGAAGAAACAACAAGAAGGATCCGATAGTCAAACatctttgaaaataataagCCAAGTACTAATGAACACAAACTAAATTCCGCTACCAGCAGTAGATTTTCCAGTTTCAGTGACAGAATCCGATTGAAGTAAACTTATCCAGAAACTAATTCAAGTTACAAAAGCAGAAACGACGACCAAAATCAATAGCTCTTTTACTCAAACCAAGGCACGGGATTCACACACAGCAGAAACTGCGCAAACAAAAAGAGCCAAAAATACCACATCGAACAAAACAACATACAAGAAGAACGAAATTATGCAAAACAGGTTAGACTGAGAACCATTACATTAAGCTTTAGCTCGTCGCGATAAGCTGAAGTAGAGAACAGCAACAGCTCCTGCGCTCGAGTCTCGGACGATTCATCTGATCTAGTGAGTACTGAAGAGCAAGACTTCGAATCATCACAAAATGGCGACATCTCACTCGAGCATTTTCCACCAAGAATTTTCTCCTCAAACAACCATTCGTCTTGAGAAATCGGTCTACAGAGCAACCAAACACAGAAACAGAGATTTaaagcaagaagaaaaaaaaggacgATCAGATACAATCATTCAACAGAACAGAGCAAATGACAGAGAAAACAGGAAATGGAATACTATCCAATATCTTACAAAGATGGCGACGGCGGAGGAGATGGCGGAGGAGGCGGTGAAGTGGAGAGAAGGAGCAGAGCAGAAGCGACGGTGCGTTCTAGAGCGCAAGGGAACTCTGCCATTGATTCTCAATAACGAATTTCTGGCGGGTGCTTtccaaatatttgaattttgttctctctcctctctctctctcaatctctcATTTGTATGGCTCATTATATACCCCTCCATTTCCATTACGTGTAACAAATAGTTTGAACATTAAGTTACTACTTGAATAGACAATCAAATCTAACTCAACTAGACAcaatacatattatattaataattaaaatatcaaatatttacaagtTATGACACGTCACTAACGTCGTTATAAATGTTAGAGTAGGATTAGGTTGAGTTGACCTGACCAAAAAAAGTCAACGAGTAAATCGaacaaaatttttgttttaaaaaaattcaacctaacccaGTAGGGTAGTCCGCGTTATGCAGTCACTTCGATTAGAGCATGGCTCAAATTGGATGGGAAAACGATGCAAAGTTGGTTGAGATTACTTTCCCTAATCGAGTATAGTTCAAAATGGGTTCATTACTTTCCCTAGTCGAGTCAATAATACGACAAACAACGCAAGAAAAGGGAGCGCCTTAGCCCTGAGAATCGAATTCTAAATCGGTGTGGCACTACTAGAGGCTTCTAATCAATAGANaaaaaaaaaaaaaaaaaacccaccaAAATAGGCATGATCGAGGCCTACGCCCTATAGAAACTGTCCCTTGGCCCGTAGATCCTGACACAATGTTAGAATTCTAGCTCTTCTATAGTGGTATCTCACTGATGGCTCGGGCCCTCTCGGAAGGTAGCCTTCTTCGCCCTCCACCTAAACTGAGCAGGAAAGGCCCAAAGCCAATCCCAGGGAACAGTGAAGCTTCATAGGGTCTTCCTGTCCAAGTGGAGGTAGTCCGTATCTTCACATATATGTCTATTTCACCGAACCTCTCTCCGAGACAGTGCCCAGATCATTACGCCTTGCGAGAAATTTCCATCCCGAtcgttacaaaaataaatgagaaatttcgCTTTATTCAAATACATCAAAAACGGAGTTGCAATGAAGACTTTAAAAAGAGTACAAAGAGAGTCTCAAATAATTTCACATTACAAAAGTACATTCCATTCATCCTTGAAAGGGAAGATGGTTGAATAAGTGAGAGCCAAAGTAATTTACattcttcttttgattttacAATGTTTACCTGTTCATAATCAATATACTTCATCGATCGACCCCCTCGATCTTGTCTTCGACCTCGGAGTATAACTGTCGCAGTTTCTCGATATTTTCCTCCGAAGTTTCCCAATATCCACGCCCGTTCGCCTCCAAGAACGTTTGCACCAACTTCCTAAACGAGTTTGGATTCGTTTTCATCAGCCTGTTCAACATCTCCTCGTCTTGAATGAACGTCGTGTTAGCTTCTTCGTAAACCCAGTTGTCGACTTGGCCCGACGTTGCACTCCATCCAACCGTGTTGGTTAGCCTCTTCTCGATTTCTCGAACACCCTCGTAGCCACTCGACATCATTCCCTCGTACCACTTGGGGTTCAACAGCTTGGTTCTTGCATCAAGTCGAACCGTCTCGGCGAGCGATCGGACCTGTATGACGCAAAGATTCGTGTTAAGTATGCTTATCGGTGTGAGCttataagaaaattgttgATGATGTCTCACCTGAGCATTGGCTGTAGTGGTATCAGCAATGTAGGCATTAGGCTTCTTCCCATCCTTTCTCAGGCCTTGAACTAAATTAGTCGGATCGGAATCAAAGTAATGGCTCACGTCGGTCAGCGAGATCTCGGACGAGTCGAGGTTTTGGAACGTGGCATCAGCCGTGCTTAGAGCCATCTCGAAAACTTTTCTCTTCTCCATCATACCAGCTCCAGGAGCATCACAATCAAAAGCAAAGGATTTCCTGCTCAAATACATGTCTTGGAGTTGCTTCTCATCGTTCCACGACGAATTCTCGACAGCAAGATTAATGTTAGATGAGTATGATCCAGAAGCGTTCGAGAAGACTCGAGTTGCAGCTTCTCGAACCTCGATACCAAGAGCTTGAGCTTGTTCCATTGCGTGCTTCCTAACAAAGTTCTGCTCCACAGGCTCATCCATTTCCGCAACCATCTTCACCGCTCGATCCAAGAGGTTCATCTGCAAAACAAATCGTAAGTTCGTGTCGAAAACAAGAAACTAGAAAGCTTCTGAGAAATGTAGGATCATCCACCTGATTGATGAACAAATCTCTAAACACGCCCGAACAGTTGACAACAACATCAATCCTAGGCCTTCCGAGCTCTTCGAGGCTCACAGGTTCGACTCGGTTGACACGACCGAACGTATCAGCTACCGGCATTACGCCGATCATCCACAGAACCTGAGCCAGGGATTCACCATAGGTCTTAATGTTATCAGTACCCCACAAAACAAGGGCAATTGTCTCAGGATATTTGCCTCCATTTTCAGCCTTTTGCCTCTCTATTAACCTCTCCACCACAACTTTTGCACTTTGCATTGCTGCTGTTGTAGGAATAGCCTGTGGATCAAGGGCATGAATGTTCTTTCCTGTAGGCAAAACTTTCGGATTTCGAATCGGGTCGCCACCGGGGCCCGGCTCAACGTATTTTCCCTCCAAAGCCTGTTTCAAACTACCCAATTCGTTGTCCGTGACAATGAGCTTCAAACACTCGGCCAAGAACTCGAATAGTTTCCGCAGCTTCTCCCTGTCAGCCCTGTAAAATTTGGTGTTTGACAAGTACTGAACCCACGGTTCGTTTATACCGAATCCTAGGATTGAGGTGAGCTTATCACCGACGTCGACGACTTGACCCTTACTGTTAGTTGATCGTTCCACGAACGAGGAAATGGCCCCACGTGAAGCCTCGGTAATTTGTCGAAGCAGCTCGACATCCTTCAATACTCCCTTGTCATTGCCTCGGTACAGATCTTCTATGTTTCTTCCAACTGTGTTTGCTAGTATTGATGGAAGAGATGAAATGTCGTCTTCGGGACGGTCGAGTGCAGCGATGTTAACCAATGTTGCTACTGCCTCCATGGCGGATGGTGGCTCACCAATGATATGAAGTCCACAAGGTAAAAGACGGGATTCGATCTCCATGATCTTCGAGTATACTTTCCCGACGACAAGGTCGCGATCTTTAGCTGGGATTTCCTCTCCCTCCTCAGGTAGTTCGACGTCCTTATCGAGATTACATTGTCTAGCAGTACTGACAATCGAGCTAACAATCTGCGCCCCACGACCCGTATCTTTAAGCGATTGGTACGAGGAAATAAGCTCACTCAATTGCTTAAGCCCCTTGTAAAGCCCTGCATTCTCTGCTGGGGGTGTCAAATAGCTAATGGTATTAGCATAGCTTCGACGTTTAGCAACGGTCGCCTCGGATGGATTATTAGCTGCATAATAGTATACATTCGGAATGTTACCAATCAAACTGTCGGGATAACAGACATCGCTCATTCCGACTTGCTTTCCGGGCATGAATTCAAGCGAACCATGAGTTCCGAAGTGAAGAACTGCGTCGGCCTTAAAGATATTCTCAACATAAGAGTAATATGCTGCAAAACCATGATGGGGGCTAGCAGATTTAGAGAAGAGAAGTCTCATCGGATCACCCTCGTATCCGAACGTCGGTTGAACACCGATGAACACGTTTCCGTACTGCTTTCCATATACCAACAGATTCTCTCCATCCGAGTTCAAATGGCCAGGAGGCTTACCCCAGTTCTCTTCCAAGGTGGACGAGTAAGGTGTCAATTGTTGGTACTCACGAACGTTCatcttataagcaatgtttagATTCGGGCTATTGAATTGCGCCTCTTTGTCATGAATAACATCTTCAATCAAAGCTTCGGAAGTTTCGGGAAGGCCTTCGACGTTATATCCGTCCTTCTTGAGGTCTTTCAGGACGGAGAAGATGGAGGAGAAGACATTCAAATAAGCAGCCGTTCCAACATTTCCCTTGTCAGGGGGGAAACTAAAGACAGTTATAGCCAGCTTCTTCTCAGCCTGCAAAAATGCCAATATTTATCATACGGCGACACGTCCATGGCAGATCGAACCACATAACTTGCTCGGTATACGAAAGAACGTTTTGGGGTTGTTAAGAAAAGAATCATGCTAGTTATTGGTACGatgccttttggggaaaccaaaagaaaaaccacGAGAGttcatgctcaaagtggacaatatcatactattatggagagtcgcgattcctaacatggtattagagtcatgcccttaacttagtcatgtcgaTAAAaccctcaaatgtcgaacaaagaagttgtgaccctcaaaggtgtagtcaaaagtgtcgaacaaagggtgtactttgttcgaggactacagagaaaggagtcgagccttgattaaggggagactgttcgagggctctatagacatcaagggaggctctatggttgttcgagggctccatagactTCAagagaggctctatggtgtacttcgTTCAAGGAGaggggagtcccacgttgactaattaaggagatgatcatgagtttataagtaaagaatacatctccattggtacgaggcctttcggggaaaccaaaagcaaagtcacgagagcttaagctcaaaacggacaataccataccattatggaggttcgtggttcctaacagcTATCAGAGAAGCTATTTCGATCGATTATAGAAGTGAATAccttagattttcttttaagttcaGCCCATTTGATCGCCCTGGTGCATAGCTGCTCAACCCTCTTGTGAAGTGCATGAGATTTCCCTACATTATCAACAATGTTCACATTGTTCAAGTCCTAAACAACTAACCATTTCATGAAACCAACAACACTTGAACAATGAAGGAGCTTTTACATACCAGTTCGAGGATCCCGACCGGAGAAAACAATAGGCTCCATACCACCATCGAGCTCCGGTAGAGCGACCTGAAGCGCCACCTGAATCGGGTGCAAACCCAACGTGCTATTAAGCCATTCCTCAGTAGTTTGAAACACCAAAGGCAAAGCAACAATATAAGGAACATCAAGCTTTGTCAGTGCTTCAATAGCTCTAGGATGATCCTGTCTAGCAGGCCCTCCAACCAGAGCAAACCCAGTAAGCGACACGACCGAGTGCACGAACGGTTTCTTCGTCACCGGATCGACAAGATACCTCTCGACCGGACCCGAAAAATCAAGCCCACCAGCAAAAATAGGTATCACTTTAGCCCCTCTAGCCTCCAACTCCATAATCACAGCCACATAATGGCTCTCATCACCTGTAACAATGTGACTCCTCTGCAAAATAAGCCCAATCACAGGGGCCTTAGAGTCCTTAAGCTTCTCATTAGCATCCCTCCTTGTTCCATACCAATTCAAATACTCcttcacatcatcatacatacaAGGAGCCAAAGGGTGCCAAATTCCAGTGTCTAAATACAAAACTGGCTCAGAATACTCAATCTTAGCCCCTTTTAAAGCAGGAACATATGAACCAGATAtcattttcaagaaattttgaagattatCAGGTGACCCACCAAGCCAAAATTGCAAACTCAATATATAAAGCCTAGCATCCTGTGCCTTATCACTAGGCAAGTACTTTAATACCTTTGGCAATGTCCTTACAAGCTTCAACATGCTATCAGCAAACCCAGCTgattgcttcttcttcttaaacaGCTGAAAAAATGGACTCTTAGATTGCCCCAATTGTGACATACTGAAACTCCCAAGCTTGTTTAATCTCATCACTTCAGGCATCGATGGAAACACCAAAACGGCGTCGAGTCGATCCCTTTCTTTCTCAACAGCTGCCTTCACTTTCAAAGCGAGTTCCTCAACGAAAATCAATGACCCAATGAAGATGTTCGCATCCTCCACGTCTTTACAGAATGTATTGTACGTTGAAACATCGCGAAGCTCTTCGACTAAATAACCCACAACTTGGAAATTGGCATgggttttgttcttgttgagAGCTAAAACGGCGGCGGTGAGTGATGATTGGTATTGTGCTTCGAGAACGACATACACAATTTTGACTGTCGGAAGGCCGTTGGTGTTGTCGGGAACGACACGCCGGACTTCGGGACTTGTTTGTGTGAAGAGACCATTGCCGGTGGCGACACATTTCACTTTCACGGCGGATTTTGAAGAAATGGCGAGGTGGGTTTTCTTGGGGAGGAAggaatggaggaagaaatgcTTCTGGGAAAGCGATGAGAGCTGAAGCTCCGATTTGGAAGCCGGTAAAAATGGCGATGACATCAAGGACGCCATTGATGACGGGAAAACAAAAGCTCTAAAACAACCGATCAAGATGGTTTATGAGAGCTTAATTTTTGGATTTAGCCTCAAAATTGGGAGCTCGCTAAAgggtttttcttcttgttcttctttttttcgaTTTCTTTTCCATTCGAAGTTGCAGAGAAGTGGGTTTGTGGTTTTAAcggagaggaagaagagggaaGAGGAACGGTTTTTTTGTGTGGTTAGTGGTGAGTGGAAGGGACACGTGGCGAACTGGGTCATCAGGGAATTTTGATAGTGGAGGAGTGTACTTTTGAGGTTGAGCTTCAATTTCAGCcatggaggagagagagagagagagatgtagagagagaagtaGAACATCCATTTATCTGAAAGGGGATTTTTTGATGGAATTTGGTGCAATCTGATTGGTTGGAATGGATTTCTTCAAATTGTTGTGGAGGATGAGATAGAAAATTggggatttttttaaattattaattgcaTTTAATTCTTAATGTTTGTAAAAGATTCTTTCATTGGGTGTGTGTCTCTAATGTAAAAAGGACAGATATTTTCAATGGAATCAATGGAAGATATTCGTCTTTTAGCACTTCATGTACTATAGGCTACTCTTCGTCGTTCCTTACcgttaattaaaatattaatatttgcaCACTACTGacgaggattgttgggagggaatctcacgttggctaattaagaagatgatcatgagtttataaagaatgcattttcattgatatgaggTCTTTTAGAAAAACGAAAAGCAAAACCGAAAgggtttatgctcaaagtggacaatatcatactattgtggagggtcgtggtTTTGGACGTGGTACctgagtcatgcccttaagtTAACCATGTCAATGGAATGCTCAattgtcaaacaaaaaaattgtgagtctcgaagtataataaaataaaaccaagGACTACCATGTGCAAGTTTTATGGTCTTCGATGCAATGTCAAGTCTACAAGGGTGCCTTGTCTTTGACagtaatataaaaatagcacatgacttgagtattttaagaaataatcagTAAATGACCCCAGGGCCTTGTCTTTGGCCTCTAGTCCGAACAAAATAGAcatgtagtacttccctacacatgacccacacaTGCGAGCTTGGGCCCACCAAGTAGGCTCGCACACCTCCTAGGCCTGCATGGTCGGGCTAGTTGGTTGTATTCGGATGTCTGAAGGTACAACGACCGTCATGTATCATGTCAATCATgataatcatcatcatcattatcataATGTACGTGTgttcgtactcatcataaaaagggaagtatcccgatgcatgTGAACATATAGAGGGGTTGTGCATTAGGAAACTCTTTATTACCATACATGTCATAGCATATCATACATTTTATTGCCAAGCATGTTCATGTCACAGTGCAACATGACATTATACATATCATCGTAACATGAGATATCATCATAATGTATCATATTGTCATGCATCTCGtgtcatcataacatatcacatcatcataacataacatatcatcattatatatcatatcaaaCACATGACACGTGTAGGGGCCACTGGGCATGTGTTATCATACATAAGGCAATTCTTCCGACCGAGCCAATAGtagggccacttacttggttggcctaggCTGAAGCTACTACGACCCCTTGATGCTAGCTTAAAACTAtctctgaaatttaattcttccTAAGGAGTCTCATAATCCTAAACTAGAATTCTCGTTATGTTGATATGGTCATGTTTATGTCTTGTGAGACACCATGATATATCATGTATGATAAACATGAATGCAATGccatgtatatgtatgtacgTCTAGAAAGGAATTTACGACATGAGAAGTTTGGAATTATTGTGTGTATCATCTCATTGAACCACTATTTTTAATGCAGGACCTCGTGCGTGTTGAATGTCATATGATCACGGACTACTTTTACAACATGTTATGTACGAACTTGTAGTCATGTCTAGAGGGTACGTTAATGAGCTCGTCTAGTGGGTTCATGCACGCATGCTGAACTGTGTGTAGAAAAGTACTATGCATACAATCCTATCCAAAACTAAAAGTAGAGCCCAAGGAACAGTCATGAAAATTAGGTCTCCAAATCATGATACATTTTGTATATGAATGCATTTTTCaaccccaatagtggagtCACCTGTTGAGTCTTATACCTTTTCAGGTAAAGATAAATAGGCTAATGCATGGTTGATGACACGTGCTAACAAGACCATATAGAATTTATGTAAGGAGGTGTTTAAACCTTATTTTTTAACCATGTTTTCACCCCATTTCcattatttatgaatattgaagttcatcaaaattttaaagttaaaatgaATGATAAAGTTTTTTGCTTGAAACAATCACGGTATGCTCGTAGTAACGCTCCTACTTTATTGCACATATAGTGATGCCCCAACACGACATCAGTAGATTTGACCAATTTCAATTTAGGCATACGACATTGAGAGACAATCGTTTTACGGGACGTGGATACCAATGAAAGTTTTCGTCAAAAATGTATTTTGTAACGTTCTTTTCgactttttctaatatttttttggtgttGAGAAAAGttatatttcaaaacattGTAGAAATCAAGAATCAGTATAAACAAGTATCTTACACTTCTTAAATAGGTGATAAATCTTAGTGTTGGGTGATTATTTCTCATGAatactttttatatttcattaatatttataccatataacaaaaataaaaaataattgatgatACTTTACATAGATATTGAACCTTCTAATTTATGGACAAATTAATGtctatgaatattttaattttggaataaaGGTTACATGAATGTATAACAACcctattttaaaagaattatataatcgactttaaaagaaagaaaattcatatGAAAAAGTGAATGCATAGCTTATAAAATCTCCCGAGAATAGAATGATACAAAGATTCTTCAAGATATACTCCTTTTGCTATATTCACTTTTTGAACTTGTTTTTGGTAAGatatattgaatatttatgtattaatttttactaggagaagaaagaaatcaaaaaatTTCTCGAGAATCCTACCTCTTTCAAACAAGACctaatttttactttctaaAGCAGACCGACAATCAGATTCCCATCGTTCGCCCACCAATAAATGGGGTATACCTTTTTCAGGGCGGCGGTCAACCATCCACATATATTAAACTATGTGTCTCACTAAGACTTTCTGACTCAGCCATCTCGTACTCACAGGAAGAAACTTGAGCTCCGCAAGGGCCTCCCCTCTTACCGGTCATGATAGATGAGAAGAAACCCTATCTTGGAAAAGCCACATACATGcaatagaacaaaaaaaaaaaaatagaccaTTTTTGACATGTAAAATCCTATTTGCTTATCAGTCAGGTTCCATCGTTATCAAGTTGATGCAAATAAAAAGCGAATAAAAAGCGAAGTTCAAGGAGGTATTTGCATGTAGAAATCCTGAGACCAAAATTGATTCCTGAGACCAAATTCTAGTAAAAAACGATCTCCAGGGAAAACAAATATCATCACCAAAATTCTGAAGACAACCAAACTAAGTATATAATTGGAAGCCTACAAACCATTCAgcttttcattcattaaaccaggaaaaaaaaacatagaaggCCTCCCTAAAACTTAGTCAATTTCCATACCAGAAATTGCTTCATCCAAAATCATCTGTAGTTCTTTTGATCTTTGTCTCGTCAATGCAACACAATCCTGCAAGCACGCCATCCCCGTACGGATTAGAGCACGTAAATCATGATATACCaattaaagtattttgaaatagttaaaatcattttcatcaagttcaaaatcactctcaaacatgactttaatcattcaaaattcatttaatgtttaattttacACTTTTAAACACAATTTTCTTAAGAGTGATTTTGAACTGGATGAAAATGAGTTTAACCGTTTCAAAATCAGAAATCACTCTCAAAGATGTTCTTACTCTAGAGTAAAAATATCAGTTTACATAAAGGTGCGTCCTAAACCAAGAGAAACTTTTGGAATTGGATGATACTACAAACAATGATGacgataattaatattaatataaccATCAagtcaattaattatttttcgaGTTTATTTTAACCCTTACAAAATCACTTccaaaatatcatataaagAATATGCATCCCAAGGCAAGATAAGCAAACCAGAGAAGCTTTTGGGCTTGGATGATATTATAACTTTTTCACACATCAAAGTTAGTGTTTCTTGCAAAGTAAAGATGGTAATGATGATAGTAATCATAATACAAATCATCAAGtcaattcattatttattgaGTAAATTAAAAGCTTGTTTCCTCTACTGTGATGAGGTGttcttaaaacatttttagaattttcaattatgttttcaaaaaaatcaaacactaCTATTATTATAATCCAACATCATATTGAAAATCCAACTAGCTTGACCAAACTTTACACACAAAAAATGTGGAAGAAATCCAGGGAACTAATCCATTCTCTAACGAATTGGATTCAACTAATAAACATGCCAGAGAAAGGAGAGACCAACCTGAACAGCTGATGTATAGGCAAGCACAGATCCACCCGGTTTGTAGAAGGACACTAGTTGACCAGATGAATCCAAGACCACGGTTACAATAGTTTCCATGACAGACTCCTCCTCCGCAGTAGGGTCAGCCAAGATGTAGTTCTTGTGGAGTAGGCATGTTAATGAGAAAGGAAGGGAGTTCAATTTCagtttccttttctctttattgACAGCTTCCTTCTCAAAGTTTTCTCCACCTTCTTCCTCAGAGACGAATACTACTTTTCCATCATCATTTAGAGCCACAACAGGGATTTGCACTAAGAATTTAAACCAGGAAGAAGTTTAAAATATGGCTCAACAGAGAAAATGGGTACCAATCGTTTTAAAGTACTTCAAACTACCAACTCAACAAACAAGAATATTAACATTGTTCAGCTTTCTAAGAGCAATGATAAGGACTttcaaatgataaaataacCATTAATCACCGGCATGCTTCATAAACATAGGATAAACAAAAGATAACACCAGTTGCTGAAGGGAGGATAAATAGTTTTATACAAAACCAAAGGAGTTACATAAAAGACTCCAA includes these proteins:
- the LOC111803878 gene encoding magnesium-chelatase subunit ChlH, chloroplastic, whose product is MASLMSSPFLPASKSELQLSSLSQKHFFLHSFLPKKTHLAISSKSAVKVKCVATGNGLFTQTSPEVRRVVPDNTNGLPTVKIVYVVLEAQYQSSLTAAVLALNKNKTHANFQVVGYLVEELRDVSTYNTFCKDVEDANIFIGSLIFVEELALKVKAAVEKERDRLDAVLVFPSMPEVMRLNKLGSFSMSQLGQSKSPFFQLFKKKKQSAGFADSMLKLVRTLPKVLKYLPSDKAQDARLYILSLQFWLGGSPDNLQNFLKMISGSYVPALKGAKIEYSEPVLYLDTGIWHPLAPCMYDDVKEYLNWYGTRRDANEKLKDSKAPVIGLILQRSHIVTGDESHYVAVIMELEARGAKVIPIFAGGLDFSGPVERYLVDPVTKKPFVHSVVSLTGFALVGGPARQDHPRAIEALTKLDVPYIVALPLVFQTTEEWLNSTLGLHPIQVALQVALPELDGGMEPIVFSGRDPRTGKSHALHKRVEQLCTRAIKWAELKRKSKAEKKLAITVFSFPPDKGNVGTAAYLNVFSSIFSVLKDLKKDGYNVEGLPETSEALIEDVIHDKEAQFNSPNLNIAYKMNVREYQQLTPYSSTLEENWGKPPGHLNSDGENLLVYGKQYGNVFIGVQPTFGYEGDPMRLLFSKSASPHHGFAAYYSYVENIFKADAVLHFGTHGSLEFMPGKQVGMSDVCYPDSLIGNIPNVYYYAANNPSEATVAKRRSYANTISYLTPPAENAGLYKGLKQLSELISSYQSLKDTGRGAQIVSSIVSTARQCNLDKDVELPEEGEEIPAKDRDLVVGKVYSKIMEIESRLLPCGLHIIGEPPSAMEAVATLVNIAALDRPEDDISSLPSILANTVGRNIEDLYRGNDKGVLKDVELLRQITEASRGAISSFVERSTNSKGQVVDVGDKLTSILGFGINEPWVQYLSNTKFYRADREKLRKLFEFLAECLKLIVTDNELGSLKQALEGKYVEPGPGGDPIRNPKVLPTGKNIHALDPQAIPTTAAMQSAKVVVERLIERQKAENGGKYPETIALVLWGTDNIKTYGESLAQVLWMIGVMPVADTFGRVNRVEPVSLEELGRPRIDVVVNCSGVFRDLFINQMNLLDRAVKMVAEMDEPVEQNFVRKHAMEQAQALGIEVREAATRVFSNASGSYSSNINLAVENSSWNDEKQLQDMYLSRKSFAFDCDAPGAGMMEKRKVFEMALSTADATFQNLDSSEISLTDVSHYFDSDPTNLVQGLRKDGKKPNAYIADTTTANAQVRSLAETVRLDARTKLLNPKWYEGMMSSGYEGVREIEKRLTNTVGWSATSGQVDNWVYEEANTTFIQDEEMLNRLMKTNPNSFRKLVQTFLEANGRGYWETSEENIEKLRQLYSEVEDKIEGVDR